One [Clostridium] saccharolyticum WM1 DNA segment encodes these proteins:
- the brxL gene encoding protease Lon-related BREX system protein BrxL: protein MEMMDMAADDTREELRRKLRSNFDGRIVRKDLTKKIKEGANVPVYVLEFLLGQYCSSDDETIIEQGVQNVKRILADNFVRPDEAQKILSQLRKNGSHTIIDMVTVHLDIKKDCFFAEFSNLGLTNVPITDDYPEKYDRLLCGGIWCIVQLEYESEGDSSFGITDIDGQPISSKQKKQKDISPISIHKLTPIQMPHIDIEEVREGRKAFTQEEWMDGMLRSCGYEPEQLNNREKWLLLARMLPLVENNFNLCELGPRSTGKSHIYKEISPNSILVSGGQTTVANLFYNMGRKTVGLVGLWDCVAFDEVAGIKFKDKDGIQIMKDYMASGSFARGKEEKAASASMVFVGNINQSVDVLLKTSSLFDPFPPEMGTDTAFLDRLHCYIPGWEIPKFRPEHFTNDYGFITDYLAEFIRELRKEQYGDALDKYFRLGKNLNQRDTIAVRKIVGGYVKLLYPDGEFTKEQIEEILVFALEMRRRVKEQLKKLGGMEFYDVNFSYIDLDTFEEKFVSVPEQGGGKLIPDGICNPGQVYTVSQGKSGMIGVFRLESQMLPGNGKFERTGLGSDRDCKESTNTAFNFLKANGNRISGSISTTMRDYIINYQDLQGIGMTGKLALPTLIALCSIALGRPTVSTLAVLGEISISGTILKVDELANSLQVCLDSGAKKVLLPITSAADLGTVPPELVGSFNLIFYSSAEDAVFKALGVE from the coding sequence ATGGAAATGATGGATATGGCGGCAGACGATACCCGTGAAGAACTGCGCCGGAAGCTGCGTAGCAACTTTGACGGTCGGATCGTCCGCAAAGACCTGACAAAGAAAATAAAAGAAGGAGCAAATGTTCCAGTCTATGTGCTGGAGTTCCTGCTGGGTCAGTATTGTAGTTCAGACGATGAGACAATCATTGAGCAGGGCGTTCAGAATGTGAAACGCATTCTGGCAGACAATTTTGTCCGCCCGGATGAGGCTCAGAAAATTCTCTCCCAGCTGCGCAAGAACGGGAGTCATACCATTATTGATATGGTGACAGTACATCTGGACATCAAAAAGGATTGCTTTTTTGCAGAGTTCTCTAACCTTGGTCTCACCAATGTGCCGATTACGGATGATTATCCGGAAAAATATGACCGGTTGCTTTGCGGCGGTATCTGGTGCATCGTGCAGCTGGAATATGAGTCTGAGGGAGACAGCAGCTTTGGAATCACGGATATAGATGGACAGCCGATTTCCTCTAAACAGAAAAAGCAGAAGGACATCTCTCCCATCAGCATCCATAAGCTGACTCCGATTCAGATGCCCCATATCGACATTGAAGAAGTTCGAGAGGGACGCAAGGCATTCACACAGGAAGAGTGGATGGATGGTATGCTGCGTTCCTGCGGATATGAGCCGGAACAGCTGAACAATCGGGAAAAGTGGCTGCTGCTTGCGCGTATGTTACCGCTGGTGGAGAACAACTTCAATCTCTGTGAGTTGGGGCCGCGCAGCACAGGCAAGTCCCATATCTATAAAGAAATCAGCCCGAACAGTATCCTGGTATCCGGTGGTCAGACGACCGTTGCAAATCTGTTTTACAATATGGGGCGCAAAACCGTAGGTTTGGTAGGCTTATGGGACTGTGTTGCCTTTGATGAGGTTGCCGGAATCAAGTTTAAGGACAAAGACGGCATTCAGATTATGAAGGACTATATGGCTTCCGGCTCCTTTGCCCGTGGCAAAGAGGAAAAGGCAGCGTCGGCATCTATGGTCTTTGTAGGAAACATCAATCAGAGCGTGGATGTGTTGCTCAAGACTTCTTCTCTGTTTGATCCGTTCCCGCCGGAGATGGGAACGGACACCGCTTTTCTTGACCGTCTGCATTGCTACATTCCAGGCTGGGAGATTCCGAAGTTCCGTCCGGAGCATTTTACCAACGACTACGGATTTATCACGGATTATCTGGCAGAGTTTATCCGAGAACTGCGGAAAGAACAGTATGGTGATGCGTTGGATAAGTATTTCCGCCTTGGAAAGAACCTGAACCAGCGCGATACGATTGCTGTCCGCAAGATTGTAGGCGGCTATGTGAAATTGCTTTATCCCGATGGAGAGTTCACGAAGGAACAGATTGAAGAAATTCTTGTATTTGCGCTGGAAATGCGCCGTCGTGTCAAGGAACAGCTGAAAAAGCTGGGTGGAATGGAGTTCTATGATGTGAACTTTAGCTACATCGACCTTGATACCTTTGAAGAAAAATTTGTTTCCGTGCCAGAGCAGGGCGGTGGAAAGCTCATCCCCGATGGCATCTGCAATCCTGGACAGGTATATACCGTAAGTCAGGGCAAATCCGGCATGATCGGCGTATTCCGCCTTGAAAGCCAGATGCTGCCCGGTAACGGAAAATTTGAACGCACTGGTCTTGGCAGCGACCGTGACTGCAAGGAATCCACGAATACGGCGTTCAATTTCCTGAAAGCAAACGGAAATCGAATCAGTGGTAGCATCAGCACCACGATGCGGGATTACATCATCAACTATCAGGATTTACAGGGCATTGGCATGACCGGAAAGCTGGCATTGCCTACATTGATTGCACTATGCAGCATCGCTCTTGGACGGCCTACGGTCAGTACACTTGCCGTGCTGGGAGAAATCAGTATTAGCGGCACGATTCTGAAAGTGGACGAGCTTGCCAATAGTTTGCAGGTGTGCCTCGATAGCGGAGCAAAGAAAGTGCTGCTTCCGATTACCAGTGCAGCAGACCTTGGCACCGTGCCGCCGGAGCTGGTGGGCAGTTTTAATCTGATTTTCTACAGCAGTGCGGAAGATGCGGTGTTTAAGGCGTTGGGGGTAGAGTAA
- the pglZ gene encoding BREX-1 system phosphatase PglZ type A encodes MAELNLKQIIDRLNAEFTGETRKLVFWYDDKAEFAEDMETVELQNAKIYHLQPDNQFYTKYFLERVDKTTNYLIYAPFPKPDVRDNHLEDTMLYSRRFFADRASLLSVDLGIEEKYKPVIEKHIKFFANKERTQRFYDLEIENFNEENILVGLLSAVCKARTCSFEEVVRIMLTDGELVDNAFLQEFEKYDLLSAFWQLCEQHFGYTDTKPSLERLLVTLFVTYTGRYVQAELPAAWKSFVSYKSGNIIAFLDSLMNSVLYRDKYDALSAHVAKGMNVLSAFAGMRVDDLVECDTFLAVDQVLVKWLISRLVSEDIGAIVNGFTIPELCEMRAKMHFGRKTGKTYQMLSSAYSMVKEADYHAADGLKPIIDRYLAADYNMDQQYRKFYYYYDQLESTESFEPLRELVENIYTNEYLACLLPAWNAGIQQDAAFSAIPLQREFYNANLRYTKERTVVIISDAMRYEVGQELFARMQDDPKCTAKLSVQLSVLPSYTRLGMAALLPHKTLEMTDDFQVLADGILCDNLAGRQQVLQSYNPDSVCVQFDDIKNLKVAELRDVLTKRQIIYVYHNQIDARGDKANTEDEVFNACEEAVQEIMDLIHRISVSGNTYHFIVTADHGFIYKRDKLTESDKISGKSAEKAFVNRRFIVSKAALEDDGIDHMSMGRVLGNEDSKVVSYPVSSNVFKVAGGGANYVHGGSSPQEMLVPVLEFKMERGHMETKNAEIALVSIVHKITNLITSMDFIQSDAVSDTVKAAKYRIFFLSEDNEKISNENSYVADSREENAQKRIFRMRFTFKNKKYDKDKQYYLVVYDEESGLEQWRQPVIMDIAFADDFGFGF; translated from the coding sequence ATGGCAGAATTAAACCTGAAACAAATTATAGACCGCCTGAATGCGGAATTTACCGGGGAGACCCGGAAACTGGTTTTCTGGTACGATGACAAGGCAGAATTTGCCGAAGATATGGAGACGGTTGAGCTTCAGAATGCGAAGATCTACCATCTCCAGCCGGATAACCAGTTCTATACAAAGTATTTTCTGGAGCGTGTGGATAAGACCACGAATTATCTGATTTATGCACCGTTTCCGAAGCCGGATGTAAGGGACAACCATCTGGAGGATACAATGCTGTATTCCAGACGGTTCTTTGCTGACCGTGCCTCCCTGCTGTCGGTTGACCTCGGTATCGAGGAAAAGTACAAGCCGGTTATTGAGAAGCACATCAAGTTTTTCGCCAATAAAGAGCGTACTCAGCGGTTCTATGATCTGGAAATCGAAAACTTCAATGAAGAAAATATTCTTGTCGGTCTGCTGAGTGCAGTCTGCAAGGCGCGTACCTGCTCTTTTGAAGAGGTTGTGCGCATCATGTTGACGGATGGCGAGTTGGTGGACAATGCTTTCTTGCAGGAGTTTGAAAAATACGATCTGCTGTCTGCATTCTGGCAGCTCTGTGAGCAGCATTTCGGATACACTGATACAAAGCCGAGTCTGGAACGGCTGCTGGTAACGTTGTTCGTTACTTATACTGGTCGATATGTGCAGGCAGAGCTTCCGGCAGCATGGAAGAGCTTTGTCTCCTACAAGTCCGGTAATATCATCGCATTTCTCGATAGCCTGATGAACAGCGTCCTGTATCGGGACAAATACGATGCTCTGTCGGCGCACGTTGCCAAAGGGATGAATGTTCTTTCGGCATTTGCAGGAATGCGAGTGGACGATTTGGTGGAGTGCGACACTTTCCTTGCCGTGGATCAGGTGCTGGTAAAGTGGCTCATTAGCAGACTTGTTTCGGAAGATATCGGTGCAATCGTAAACGGATTTACCATTCCGGAACTCTGTGAAATGCGGGCTAAAATGCACTTTGGCAGAAAGACCGGGAAAACCTATCAGATGCTTTCCAGTGCATACAGCATGGTGAAGGAAGCGGATTATCATGCCGCAGATGGCTTAAAGCCAATCATCGACCGATATCTTGCTGCGGATTACAACATGGATCAGCAGTATCGGAAATTCTACTATTATTACGACCAGCTGGAGAGCACGGAAAGCTTTGAGCCGCTTCGGGAGCTGGTGGAAAATATCTACACGAACGAATATCTGGCTTGTCTGCTCCCAGCATGGAATGCTGGAATCCAGCAGGATGCCGCATTTTCGGCAATTCCGTTGCAGCGGGAGTTTTACAATGCCAACCTGCGCTATACCAAGGAACGCACCGTGGTCATCATTTCGGATGCCATGCGTTACGAGGTCGGACAGGAGTTGTTTGCCAGAATGCAGGATGACCCGAAATGTACGGCAAAACTTTCTGTACAGTTGAGTGTTCTTCCGTCTTATACAAGGCTTGGCATGGCAGCACTTTTGCCGCATAAGACACTGGAGATGACGGATGATTTTCAGGTACTGGCTGATGGTATCCTTTGCGATAATCTGGCAGGTCGGCAGCAGGTGCTGCAAAGCTATAACCCGGATAGTGTCTGTGTACAGTTCGATGATATCAAAAATTTGAAAGTGGCAGAGCTGCGAGATGTGCTGACAAAACGTCAGATTATCTATGTATATCATAATCAGATTGACGCGCGTGGAGACAAGGCAAATACCGAGGATGAGGTGTTTAATGCGTGTGAGGAGGCCGTTCAGGAAATCATGGACTTGATTCATCGAATCTCCGTCAGCGGCAACACCTATCATTTTATCGTCACTGCCGATCATGGCTTTATTTACAAGCGTGATAAGCTGACAGAAAGTGACAAGATTTCTGGGAAAAGCGCGGAAAAAGCATTTGTTAATCGCAGATTTATTGTGTCCAAGGCGGCACTGGAAGATGACGGCATCGACCATATGAGCATGGGACGCGTTCTGGGGAATGAGGACAGCAAGGTGGTGTCCTATCCTGTCAGCAGCAATGTCTTTAAGGTGGCCGGAGGCGGTGCTAACTATGTGCATGGCGGTTCCTCACCGCAGGAAATGCTAGTACCGGTGCTGGAGTTTAAGATGGAACGCGGCCACATGGAAACAAAGAATGCAGAGATTGCTCTGGTCAGCATCGTCCATAAGATTACGAACCTGATCACTTCCATGGACTTTATCCAGTCGGATGCCGTCAGCGATACTGTAAAAGCGGCAAAATACCGCATTTTCTTCCTCTCGGAAGACAATGAGAAAATCTCGAACGAAAACAGCTATGTGGCGGACAGTCGCGAGGAAAATGCACAGAAGCGTATCTTCCGGATGCGTTTCACATTCAAGAATAAGAAATACGACAAGGACAAGCAATATTACCTTGTGGTTTATGACGAAGAAAGCGGTCTGGAGCAGTGGAGGCAGCCTGTCATCATGGACATTGCCTTTGCAGATGACTTTGGATTCGGATTCTGA
- a CDS encoding DUF3791 domain-containing protein: MSKESNFLIYCMERYRHFKGLSGADVAKTFEEYGIYGYITKYFESLHTMGDHCIVQDIDDYISSITGNKRIKA, translated from the coding sequence ATGAGCAAAGAATCCAATTTCTTGATTTATTGCATGGAGCGGTACCGTCATTTCAAAGGGCTTTCTGGTGCTGATGTGGCGAAAACCTTTGAAGAGTATGGCATCTATGGGTATATCACAAAATATTTTGAATCACTGCACACAATGGGGGATCATTGCATCGTGCAGGATATTGACGATTATATTAGCAGCATTACAGGCAATAAACGGATCAAGGCGTAA
- a CDS encoding DUF3990 domain-containing protein, translating to MILYHGSNVIVEQPKLIRQNRYLDFGFGFYTTTNRDQAVNFAQKVTDRRKTGAATLNIYSVEEAVAFKECSLLRFDSPDEAWLDFVAENRQGTYQGKQHDLIYGAVANDDVYRTITLYMTGVLDKEQTLAALKIRKLFNQLVFATEKSLQYLHFEGRELV from the coding sequence ATGATTTTGTACCACGGAAGCAATGTTATCGTAGAACAGCCGAAACTTATCCGGCAAAATCGCTATCTGGACTTCGGTTTTGGATTTTATACCACCACCAACCGCGATCAGGCAGTGAACTTCGCTCAAAAGGTCACTGACCGCCGCAAAACAGGAGCCGCTACGCTCAATATTTATTCCGTAGAGGAAGCTGTGGCTTTCAAGGAGTGCAGCTTGCTGCGCTTTGATAGCCCAGATGAAGCATGGTTGGATTTTGTAGCTGAGAACCGTCAGGGAACCTATCAGGGAAAGCAGCATGACCTGATTTATGGTGCTGTGGCAAATGATGATGTGTACCGCACCATTACTCTGTATATGACCGGAGTGTTGGATAAGGAACAAACACTGGCGGCACTCAAGATTCGGAAATTGTTCAACCAGCTGGTGTTTGCAACTGAGAAGTCCCTGCAATACTTGCATTTTGAAGGGAGGGAGCTTGTATGA
- the pglX gene encoding BREX-1 system adenine-specific DNA-methyltransferase PglX produces the protein MNKTAIKNFAIWARNKMIADVSYDARLIGITEDGIAKPLPQSFGGTQFFDIGTAEPYSISSEAVHQRDKLIEVIQQKEKDTDYKTAYQYVIEEVAYTWFNRLIAIRFMEVNDYLPSHIRVLSSESGKLEPDLVTTPFDAELPFTAEEEAQIFQLKQDNKLDEVFRILFLKQCNALNEILPALFEKTKNYTELLLSLSVTNQDGVVYHLIHDIPEDDFNIERGGQVEIIGWLYQYYNTEPKAAAFAKNGKITKEEIPAVTQLFTPDWIVRYMVENSLGRLFIDKRKNEGVFADGRGLDEMTWDEAEEKRIATEKQIAEQMEWKYYLPEAVQTKEVREQLDKIQQQSEYKDVRDIKVIDPCMGSGHILVYAFDVLMQLYEDAGYSQRDAAKSILENNLYGLDIDDRAYQLAYFAVMMKARQYNRRILNGENTCHVYAIQESNSINRAHLKYFGAGMDDIEKNAAKMQLEGLLDTLTDAKEYGSILNVDACDWDLLRRFVEQSGEDEQMSMDSFGLEDTKEHLWVLIDIGQTMAQKYDVVVTNPPYMAISSAAPKLNNYVNNHYIGGKTDLFSAFIEKCLQMTAPNMYTTMITQQSWMFLTSFEKIRNIVLSYSIANMAHLGARGFDEISGEVVQTTSFVIRKTNVGEKYKGTYSRLIDGSTESEKKEMFISGKYQYISSAHNFIRIPESIIAYWVSDNTIDCFEQRTLEQVFITREGMATADNERFLRLWHEVNQHNILFDALDAQDAVIRHAKWVPYNKGGTTRDWYGNNDYVVDWENDGVEIRNNKDPKTGRIRSHNYNGEFAFKEGLTWSAISSGDLSVRYCKNGFLFDSKGAKGFAKQKENLNWILGLLNSKIAMQFLQFLSPTLDFKVGDIISIPFLFDANQKARIDEIVGSIVRMSQIEWDSFESSWDFVRHPLAPSARLKQDQLESQFRNDRMEKFGRLSWHYENWRRDCEERFNSLKSNEEELNRIFIGIYGLQNELTPEVEEKDVTVRKADLQRDIKSLLSYAVGCMFGRYSIYKDGLLFAGEPYSLQAFVDKLNDRPGTISAEELQRAYRNEGVVVDEMFFPDADNVIPITDEEYLDDDIVSRLCAWLKAVYGADTLEANLDYIAKALGNKGSTSREIIRNYFLNDFFKDHCQTYSVTGSGKRPIYWLFDSGKQNGFKALVYLHRYTPDTIGNLRIDYLHKMQRVYESEINRMQDMMDHSENAREVAAASKRKDKLAKQLKECREYDEKISHLALSRIELDLDDGVKVNYRKLQTAQDGKFYEVLADSKNIMAKEKK, from the coding sequence ATGAACAAGACAGCCATAAAGAATTTTGCGATTTGGGCGCGGAATAAGATGATTGCAGATGTCAGCTATGATGCCCGCCTGATCGGTATTACGGAGGACGGCATTGCAAAGCCATTGCCGCAGAGTTTCGGCGGTACGCAGTTCTTCGATATCGGCACCGCAGAACCATATTCGATTTCCAGCGAGGCCGTGCATCAGCGTGACAAGCTGATAGAGGTTATTCAACAGAAGGAAAAGGATACCGACTACAAAACCGCATATCAGTATGTGATCGAGGAGGTTGCTTATACATGGTTCAACCGCCTGATCGCCATCCGTTTCATGGAGGTCAACGACTATCTGCCTTCCCATATCCGGGTGCTTTCTTCCGAGAGCGGAAAGCTGGAGCCGGATCTGGTTACAACACCGTTTGACGCAGAGCTGCCCTTCACTGCGGAGGAAGAGGCTCAGATTTTTCAGCTAAAGCAGGACAACAAGCTGGACGAGGTGTTCCGCATCCTGTTCTTAAAGCAGTGCAACGCTCTGAACGAGATTCTGCCTGCTCTGTTTGAAAAAACAAAGAACTACACAGAGCTGCTGCTCAGCCTGTCCGTTACCAACCAGGATGGCGTGGTCTATCATCTGATCCACGACATTCCGGAGGATGATTTCAACATTGAGCGCGGTGGTCAGGTGGAGATCATCGGGTGGCTGTACCAGTATTACAACACCGAGCCGAAGGCCGCTGCCTTTGCAAAGAACGGGAAGATCACCAAAGAGGAAATCCCTGCCGTGACCCAGCTGTTTACCCCGGACTGGATCGTCCGCTACATGGTGGAGAACAGCCTTGGTCGTCTCTTCATTGACAAGCGGAAGAACGAAGGCGTCTTTGCCGATGGGCGCGGTCTCGATGAGATGACTTGGGACGAGGCCGAGGAAAAGCGGATCGCCACCGAAAAGCAGATTGCCGAGCAGATGGAGTGGAAATACTATTTGCCCGAAGCTGTGCAGACAAAGGAAGTGCGCGAACAGCTCGATAAAATTCAGCAGCAGAGTGAGTACAAAGATGTGCGGGACATCAAGGTCATCGACCCCTGTATGGGCAGCGGCCATATTCTGGTCTATGCCTTCGATGTACTGATGCAGCTGTATGAGGATGCCGGATACAGCCAGCGGGATGCCGCCAAGAGCATTTTGGAGAACAACCTCTATGGTCTCGACATTGATGACCGTGCCTATCAGTTGGCATACTTTGCCGTGATGATGAAAGCACGGCAGTACAACCGCCGTATCTTAAACGGTGAGAACACCTGTCATGTCTATGCCATTCAGGAGAGCAACAGCATCAACCGTGCGCATCTGAAATATTTCGGCGCAGGGATGGACGATATTGAAAAGAATGCCGCTAAAATGCAGCTGGAAGGCCTGCTGGACACCCTGACCGATGCCAAGGAATACGGCTCTATTCTGAATGTAGATGCCTGTGATTGGGACTTGCTACGCCGGTTTGTGGAGCAGAGCGGTGAAGACGAGCAGATGTCGATGGATTCCTTTGGGCTGGAGGATACCAAGGAGCATCTGTGGGTGCTGATTGATATTGGACAGACGATGGCCCAGAAGTATGATGTGGTGGTGACGAATCCGCCGTATATGGCAATAAGCAGTGCTGCGCCAAAATTAAACAATTATGTGAATAATCATTATATAGGTGGAAAAACGGATTTGTTTTCCGCATTTATTGAAAAATGTTTGCAGATGACAGCTCCTAATATGTATACGACAATGATTACCCAACAGTCATGGATGTTTCTTACGAGTTTTGAAAAAATCCGAAATATTGTTTTGAGTTATAGCATTGCAAACATGGCACATCTTGGTGCAAGGGGATTTGATGAGATTAGTGGCGAGGTGGTTCAAACAACATCGTTTGTAATAAGAAAAACAAATGTGGGAGAAAAATACAAGGGAACATACTCGCGTCTCATTGATGGTTCAACTGAATCCGAGAAAAAAGAAATGTTTATATCCGGTAAGTATCAATATATTAGTAGCGCACACAATTTCATCAGAATACCTGAATCAATTATTGCGTATTGGGTGAGTGACAATACAATAGATTGCTTTGAGCAGCGGACGCTTGAGCAGGTTTTCATTACAAGGGAAGGGATGGCAACCGCAGATAATGAGCGGTTTTTGAGATTATGGCATGAAGTAAACCAACATAATATTCTTTTTGATGCACTTGATGCCCAAGATGCTGTTATTCGACATGCAAAGTGGGTCCCATATAATAAAGGTGGTACGACCAGAGATTGGTATGGGAATAACGACTATGTTGTAGATTGGGAAAATGATGGTGTTGAAATCAGGAATAATAAAGACCCGAAAACTGGACGGATTCGTTCTCATAATTATAATGGAGAATTTGCGTTTAAGGAAGGACTGACTTGGTCAGCTATTAGTTCGGGGGATTTGTCTGTAAGGTATTGCAAGAATGGTTTCCTTTTTGATTCAAAGGGAGCGAAAGGGTTTGCAAAACAAAAAGAAAATTTGAATTGGATATTGGGACTATTAAATAGCAAAATTGCAATGCAATTCCTTCAGTTTTTATCGCCAACTTTAGATTTTAAGGTTGGAGATATTATTTCAATTCCCTTCCTTTTTGACGCTAATCAGAAGGCGAGAATTGATGAAATAGTGGGTTCTATTGTAAGAATGAGCCAAATTGAATGGGATTCTTTTGAATCCTCATGGGATTTTGTTCGTCACCCACTTGCTCCTTCTGCTCGCCTGAAACAAGATCAGTTAGAGTCTCAATTTAGGAACGATAGAATGGAGAAATTCGGCAGGCTGTCTTGGCATTATGAAAACTGGCGGAGAGACTGTGAAGAGCGCTTTAATTCTCTCAAATCCAACGAAGAAGAGCTGAACCGTATCTTCATCGGCATCTACGGCTTGCAGAATGAACTGACCCCGGAAGTGGAAGAGAAAGATGTGACCGTGCGCAAGGCGGACTTGCAGAGGGACATCAAGAGCCTGCTCAGCTATGCCGTGGGCTGTATGTTTGGCCGGTACTCTATTTACAAGGATGGTCTGCTTTTTGCGGGAGAACCGTATTCCTTGCAGGCGTTTGTGGATAAGCTGAACGACCGCCCCGGAACGATTTCTGCTGAAGAATTGCAGCGAGCATACCGCAATGAGGGTGTTGTGGTTGATGAAATGTTCTTCCCGGATGCTGACAATGTTATCCCTATCACCGATGAAGAATATCTGGACGATGATATCGTATCGCGCCTGTGTGCATGGCTGAAAGCAGTGTACGGTGCTGATACGCTGGAAGCAAACTTGGATTACATTGCCAAGGCACTGGGCAATAAGGGCAGCACCAGCCGGGAGATTATCCGTAACTACTTCCTGAACGATTTCTTCAAGGATCACTGCCAGACTTACTCTGTCACCGGCTCCGGCAAGCGTCCGATCTACTGGCTGTTTGACAGTGGCAAGCAGAACGGCTTCAAGGCACTGGTTTACCTGCATCGCTATACGCCGGATACCATCGGTAACCTGCGTATCGACTACCTGCACAAGATGCAGCGTGTATATGAATCCGAGATCAACCGAATGCAGGATATGATGGATCACAGCGAGAATGCCCGTGAGGTGGCAGCAGCTTCCAAGCGAAAGGATAAACTTGCCAAGCAGCTGAAGGAATGCCGGGAATACGATGAGAAGATCAGCCATCTGGCACTTTCCCGTATCGAGCTTGACCTCGATGACGGCGTAAAGGTCAATTACCGTAAGCTTCAGACCGCGCAGGATGGTAAGTTCTATGAGGTGCTGGCAGACAGTAAGAACATCATGGCGAAAGAGAAGAAATAA